From Desulfurococcus sp.:
TGAAACCCTCAGAGAGCTAAGCGGGGAGTTCCAGAGAACTGTTGAGGCAGCGCTGAGCATGCCGCAGATCAAGAGAAGGTTGACGGGAACCGGTGTTCTGCCGAGAGAGTGGGCTGTGAAACTAGGGGTTGAAGGGCCTGTGGCAAGAGCTTCAGGAGTAAACAGGGATGCAAGAAGGGATCTACCCTACGCAGCATACAAGCACACCTCCTTCAAGGTACCAGTCTACACTGAAGGCGATAACATGGCTAGAGTCCTCGTGAGAGTAGATGAAGTCTTAGAGTCAATATCCATAGTAGACCAACTACTGGACATGCTTCCAGGAGGCCCGGTAATCCTCGAGAAGTATGAGATACCTGAGGGGAGAGTGGGAGTACAGGTTGTCGAAGCCCCTAGAGGGGGAGACGTACACTACGTGGTGACTGGTAGAGGACGCCCCTATAGGTGGAGAGTGAGGGCTCCAACATACAGTAATATACCAGCGTTAAAGATAATGCTCGCAGGAGAATTGCTTGCAGACGTCCCCCTCACAATAGCAAGCATAGACCCCTGTTTCTCGTGTACTGATAGAGTCATCGTAGTAAGAAGAAGCGGAGGTGTCGAGAAGCTAAGCTTCAAGGTGACCCAGTCGTGACCAGGTTATTCAAGCTCAGCCAGCTAGCCGCTTCAACTCCTAAAGCCGGGTATTCTACGAGAAGATATCCATTCGAGGAGCCTCTCATAACACCGGAATTCAGGGGTAGAGTGGAGATAGATCCCTCCAAGTGCATTGGCTGCGGGGCATGCGTTAACGCCTGCCCGCCGAACGCTCTACAGGTAATCGAGGATGGAGGAAAACTCATATTAAGGTACTTCATTGGGAGGTGTATATTCTGCTGGAGGTGTATTGATGTATGCCCTGTGAAAGCAATCAAGGGTACAAGAGAGTTCGAGCTAACAACAGATGACATAGCCGACCTCTACGTTCACATCGTGCACTCGAGAAAACAGTGTGATACCTGCGGTAGCACTTATGCTACTGTAAGAGTAGTTAAGTACATCCTGGAGAAGGCTCCCGTAGCCGAAGAGTACGCTGACAAGTGCCCTGAATGCAGGAGAAGCTTGTTCACTAAGGCTTTATCTAGGAGGGTGGGCGGCGTTGAATAAGGAATTCAAGAAGAGCATATGGGTATTCCACTTGAATACAGGTGGATGTAATGCATGCGACATAGAGGTGATCGACGCGTTAACACCATTCCACGACGCCGAGAGACTAGGCGTTAAACTAGTAGCATCACCGAGACACGCAGATGCAATACTTCTAACAGGACCTGTCACCCTTGAAACCCTACCCAAAGTAGTCAACGCGATTAAGGCTACCCCTCGCCCGAGAGTAATCATTGCTCTAGGGTCATGTGGAGTAGGAGGAGGAATATGGCATGACAGTTATGCTACAATAGGTGGAGTGAGAGGCTTAAAGAGCATACTAGATGAGATGGGCGTGGTAGTAGATGCAATATACTATGTGCCGGGATGCCCTGTAAGACCTGAAGCCGTGATCCACGCTATAGCTTTAGTGAAAGGCCTAGTCTCGAAGAAGGTGAAAGGGGGGATCCTGCACGCCGAGTAGGCTAGCAGCCTACCTATGCAGGTACACTCACCAGGATACCTTGTTCCCCCGCCACTTCACCGGCGACACAGCGTACTGTGTAAAGTTCAAGGAGCTAGCATTCAACGAGGCTATTAGCCTGCTGCCACGTAAACTCATAGACCAGCTCTCCACTAGTGGAGAAGTTATCGTAGCTGAGCCCAGCCTCCTAGAAAAGATCACGGGTGTAAGCGATCCCAGCATCTACCTACTGCTAAAAGCTATCAAGGACTCCAAGTGAGAGCTGTAGGCGAAATCCCAACGGGCTCTTAAAAACCGTGCAGGCTGCTTTACCCTTAGAGTAGCTGCTAATGCGTGATTCAGCTTACACAGGCCTACTAGCATCCATGTAAGTCTTAGCATTAACGTATATTAGTCTCACATCCCGGGACCCAGCCTCCTCCTTGGAGGAGGATAATCCAAGCAATCACAGAAAGGCTTCTCATTCTTCACTAACCGAGTATTTAACTATTTTACTAGGCTAATCACTTAATCCTTATTTACTCCAGTTATGTAATCTAATGGTGAATGTCTACTTAACAATCGAGTTGACGGGGCATGAACAGAAGAGTTATCATCGGCGTTGTAATGCTGGTAGCCAGCATCGCTTTGAACTTATGGCTTACACTTAGATCCAGCTATGAAATCCCATTCGATAACACCTCGTGGCTAACAAGATTTCTCTTGGAGAGCAGAGAGTTGAGCGAGGCGTGCACTGCACTTAACGCCCTCGACAACACGTGCAGTAGTTTTATTGTCTACGAGTGGATTACCGCCAGGATCCTCTGGTTCCTGGGGTCATACGGGGTGGCTGTAATCTCATCTCTAACAATCATAGCTTTATTCATCCTCGTAAACACCCTACTCGAGAATCACGTGGCAGCAGGCTTAGCTTCACTACTCTACGCTACAGCTCCAGCCGTAGTATTCTGGGTGTCTCCACTTAATACTGGCTACCAGGTTTTCACCGGGCTACTGGTAGCTCTAATCCTCCTAGCCTTCTACAAGGCTACCTCACGCGGTAGCATGACTAGCATAGTATTTGTAGGCTTACTATCACTACTACTCCAGCTACTTAATCCAATGGGGTGGCTTATAGTCGAGGTAATGCTTGCAGGCCTGGCTGCAGGTTTTGTGGGAGGTCTTCGTAGGAGTCTCGGCGAGCATATAGCGGTATCTATAGCTGTCTCCTCGATTATACCTGCAGCCCTGCCTTTACTTAGGAACTACTACTCGCTTACACCTGTGTTAACCAGTCTGCTGTTAATTATAGCTTGGAGGATCCTGAGTGAAGAGAAGGCTGCACGCGGATTAAGGTTAATTACAGTGCTACTAGTATTCACTGCATCCATATCTCTCACTCTCCTACTATACTCGGTGTCAGGCTACATAGGCTACACCGACATCTACAGTAAGCACTACAACCAGTACCTGGATTACGGTGTGCTTCCAGCAGCAGGTTTAATGGGCTTCATCCTGCTTACTGCAGCCGGCTCCCTGAGGATACCTTTAAGCAGTAGAGTCGCTGTTGCCTCCGGCTCAGTAGTTCTACTAGTAGCTCCACTATACGATCCCACGCTAACTACTGCTGGATCAGTATTTCTAGCTGTATCGTCAACACTATTCCTAGTGTATCTTGCAGAGCACTTCTGGAGCTTAAAGAGTACGCTGCAGGCACTATATAGGATTGCAGTGATCACATTAATATTGAGTATCCTTGCCGGCAGCACACTTCACACTCTAGCATTAAAGGACTCACAGCCAGCAGTATACTCCCTGGATCTTCAAGGCGTAAAAAACCTACTGGGAAGCACTGCTTCAATAGTGAGAGGCGAGAGCCCGTGGATTAAGGCTTTAAGCGACTTGAAGAGTGTTCTCGCTAATACGAGTGAGAGTAGAATACTAGTCTTATCGTACTGGGGCTACACCTACTGGATCCTCGGGGCTCTAGCAGGGGGTAATCTAGAGGTTCTCTCACTATCCAGCAGTCTCGGCGGGGATACCGGGAGATACCTGCTCTCATCTATAATGTTGAGTAGCGAGGCAACAGCAGCCAAAGTGATCAATAATATTACATCCAGGGTCAACGCGAGCGAAGCGTACATAGTGATATCATATCTTGCAAGCGTGAAGACCACCGGCCCCGTAGGCTCTAGAGCAGTATATCTAGGGGTAGCATACCCGGTTCAAACCCAGGGATACTACGAGTACACATTCTACATTCCTGCCGGAGACCTAGCTAGACTTATACTCTACTCCTCAGCCGCCGGCCTTAACTACACTGACTATGTTAACCCTGCTAACGCTAGAATAGGCTACGAGGTGCCCTTAGCGTGGAATACCAACGGGTACAACACGCTGCTAGTCCAGTTAGCAGTAGACTCGCTTAGAAGGCTTAACTACACAGTCTACAACGAGCTCTACGGAACCATGCCCCTAGAGAGCCGTTTAATACTCTTCAAGCCAGTTGTGATCTCAGAGTCCCCTGTACTCAGCGTTAATGCCTTATTTAGCAGCTACCAGGTAATACATGTAGTAGCAGTCTACAAGCTTGGGGAGGGTGCTTAAAGTGATCCCTAGAAAAGAGCTACCAGACATAGGGGAGTACGTGGTTGCAACAGTCAAAGAAATATACGATTACGGAGCCTACGTATCCCTCGACGAGTACGGTGGTCTAAGAGCCTTCCTACCCTGGAGTGAGGTTGCAACAAAGTGGATTAGAGATATACGGGATGTGTTAAGAGAAGGAGAGAAGATCGTTGTAAGAGTAATAAGAGTCGACAGAACCAAGAAGGAAGTAGACGTATCCTTGAAGAGAGTAGCTGATACAGATAAGAGAAAGAAGATGATGTGGTGGAAGAGGTATACGAGAGCCGCTAGTATTATCGAGATGACTGCAGGGAAAATAGGTAAGAGTATTGAAGCAGCCTACAAGGAGGTCTTATGGAAGCTTGAAGACACCTACGGCGACCCACTATATGCTCTCGAAGAAGCCCTCATCTCAGGGAAAACCGTACTATTAAAAGCCGGGGTAGGAGAAGAGTGGATTGAACCACTGTTAAACGAAGCTAAACGGCACATGAAGCTGAAGGAAGTAGTAGTGCGAGTCAAGCTCACAGTACAATCCCTCCACTCTGATGGCGTTGAAAGAGTTAGAAGAGTACTTGGTGAAATAGCTGGAGTACTGGAGTCAGAGGGAGTTAAGTACAGGCTTTACACTATAGGGGCCCCAAGATACATCCTAGAAGTATACACGCAAGACTACAGGACAGCTGAAGCAGTACTAGACAAAGCATTAAATGCTGGTGAAGAAGTCAGCAGGAGGCTTGAAGTCTCATTCAAAAGCGAGAGGGAGAAGACTTGAAGTGGCTTATGAGGAAGTGCTTGAAGTGTGGCAGGTACACTCTAAGTAGCGATAAGTGCCCGGTATGCGGTGGAGACCTAGTAGTACCCCACCCACCACGCTTCAGCCCCCTCGACAAGTACGTTGAATACAGGATTAGAGAGAAACTCTCCACTGGTATACTCAGACTAGATGAGAAGCCGTCATACATACCCTGAAAGCGTTCAGCGCGCATCAGACAGCAGCATGCCAGCGATATAGCTTAAAAACCCTAAAGTTAATCACAGTAATCAACAGGAAGCCGCCGTAGTATAGCCCGGTCTAGTATGCGGGCCTGTCGAGCCCGTGACCCGGGTTCAAATCCCGGCGGCGGCGCATCACTTACTCCTAGAGAAGATGTATCTCACTACTCTCGATTAACCCATGAGAGTAGCTGCTGTAGCCTATGCATTCAACTCTAAAAGCTGCACGATTGCAATCTCATTGAAGCGTGCTTAAACTCTCTTAAAACTCTATGCTTCCAAGTAGGGGTCAGGGTATACTGGCTCAACCTGCATTTATATTTCGAGTCGTAATATAGAATTCAGTAGCATGAGTGGAGTGATGGAATTGGAGAGGCGTAGAGAAATATTTAGATACATCTTCGAGTATGATGTGCTCGCTACCTACGTTATTAGAGCTCTCACCGTAACCGCTGTGCTTACATGGATCCTCGTCTATGGAGGATTAATCACAGGGTGGGGCGGGTATATCAGCATATCCCCGCAACTAATCAACCAGATTATCGTGCTATCACTTCTCTACACGCTACTACTGCTACTTTCAGCTGCCTCAGCCTACCTGGTGCATCGGGGTGTAGTTACCCGCTCTGCCAGGGTCAAAACTACTAGACGTCCACGGAAAGAGGAGGCTGCAGGTATAGCATTAGCTAGCTCACTTATACTACTACTAGTGGTTTCCGGAGCCTACCTTGCACTAGGATACTACTATATGGTGCTAGCTCTCAACTCGTGAGGACCGCTTAACTGCAAGAGGGTTTTCAAGAGGTTCAACACACCCTTGAATAAAGGCTTCTACAAGCTCGCTACTTGATAGTAGCACCAGCTCCCCCTTCCTATACCTCTCTCCATCGATCACGCAATCCTTCACGACAACTGTAAGTACTTTATCGTGGTGCTTCACGTGGAAAGGAGATAAGAGGAGCTCTTCGAGTTTTATAAGGCTTACAACAGCACTCAGCACGTCACTGTCGAAACTATCCACTGGAACCTGAGATCCCGCTGCCACCTTAGATACCCTTAGTCTGCTCAGCAACTCGATGTCCTCTTTAACTCTGGAGACAGCTTCCAGGAATAGCATTCGGCTCTCCCGGCTGAGTAAAGGTAGCTTGTAGAAGGCTTTCCTGAAGAGCTCCTCTATCTCATCTAATCTAACCTTCACGATCGATGTACACTTAGATGAATGGAGTTCCTCTTTAACCATTCTAATGAATGCATCGCTCATAGCTTCACCTCGATCCCACTCCACTCGACAGGGAAGACGAGACCATGTATTGCAAGGTACACTGCGAGGGGTGCTTTAAGACTTATAGTCTCACCAGCCTTAAGACTTATAGATTCATCTAGCACTTGAAGCCCCTGGATGCTTACAACTGGTTTAACCTTCACGACCCCTCTGAAAGGGGAGAAAAAAGTGAAGTTTAAATCCTCTATGCTGCTGTCAGGCTTCAATCGTGCCACCCTGAGACCAGACTTCATGTTTAAACTATTAATGAACCTAGAAAGTCTTGATGTATCAACTGTCACCGCTTTATCAATGTTTATGCACTGCTCTCCTATAAGTTTACTGACAACCTCCTCTTCTACTACGAGTCCCTTTAAGCCGGCTACAGTACCCTTCCTAGCTAGCCCTCTTGCAAGCGCTGCCTCTAAAACTCTCCTTCTCAACCCGTGCTCGCGTTCTCTTTCACGGAAGAGGACTCTACCCCTGAAGGATGGGAGTACTCTTCTTGTATCCAGGTTGCTGCAGGCTACGTAGTCTGCTATGAGGCGTCTTTGATCTCGTGTTAACTGTAGTATCTCCTCGTCAAGTA
This genomic window contains:
- a CDS encoding 4Fe-4S binding protein is translated as MTRLFKLSQLAASTPKAGYSTRRYPFEEPLITPEFRGRVEIDPSKCIGCGACVNACPPNALQVIEDGGKLILRYFIGRCIFCWRCIDVCPVKAIKGTREFELTTDDIADLYVHIVHSRKQCDTCGSTYATVRVVKYILEKAPVAEEYADKCPECRRSLFTKALSRRVGGVE
- a CDS encoding NADH:ubiquinone oxidoreductase — its product is MNKEFKKSIWVFHLNTGGCNACDIEVIDALTPFHDAERLGVKLVASPRHADAILLTGPVTLETLPKVVNAIKATPRPRVIIALGSCGVGGGIWHDSYATIGGVRGLKSILDEMGVVVDAIYYVPGCPVRPEAVIHAIALVKGLVSKKVKGGILHAE
- a CDS encoding peptide transporter gives rise to the protein MNRRVIIGVVMLVASIALNLWLTLRSSYEIPFDNTSWLTRFLLESRELSEACTALNALDNTCSSFIVYEWITARILWFLGSYGVAVISSLTIIALFILVNTLLENHVAAGLASLLYATAPAVVFWVSPLNTGYQVFTGLLVALILLAFYKATSRGSMTSIVFVGLLSLLLQLLNPMGWLIVEVMLAGLAAGFVGGLRRSLGEHIAVSIAVSSIIPAALPLLRNYYSLTPVLTSLLLIIAWRILSEEKAARGLRLITVLLVFTASISLTLLLYSVSGYIGYTDIYSKHYNQYLDYGVLPAAGLMGFILLTAAGSLRIPLSSRVAVASGSVVLLVAPLYDPTLTTAGSVFLAVSSTLFLVYLAEHFWSLKSTLQALYRIAVITLILSILAGSTLHTLALKDSQPAVYSLDLQGVKNLLGSTASIVRGESPWIKALSDLKSVLANTSESRILVLSYWGYTYWILGALAGGNLEVLSLSSSLGGDTGRYLLSSIMLSSEATAAKVINNITSRVNASEAYIVISYLASVKTTGPVGSRAVYLGVAYPVQTQGYYEYTFYIPAGDLARLILYSSAAGLNYTDYVNPANARIGYEVPLAWNTNGYNTLLVQLAVDSLRRLNYTVYNELYGTMPLESRLILFKPVVISESPVLSVNALFSSYQVIHVVAVYKLGEGA
- a CDS encoding translation initiation factor IF-2 subunit alpha, which gives rise to MIPRKELPDIGEYVVATVKEIYDYGAYVSLDEYGGLRAFLPWSEVATKWIRDIRDVLREGEKIVVRVIRVDRTKKEVDVSLKRVADTDKRKKMMWWKRYTRAASIIEMTAGKIGKSIEAAYKEVLWKLEDTYGDPLYALEEALISGKTVLLKAGVGEEWIEPLLNEAKRHMKLKEVVVRVKLTVQSLHSDGVERVRRVLGEIAGVLESEGVKYRLYTIGAPRYILEVYTQDYRTAEAVLDKALNAGEEVSRRLEVSFKSEREKT
- a CDS encoding RNA-protein complex protein Nop10, yielding MKWLMRKCLKCGRYTLSSDKCPVCGGDLVVPHPPRFSPLDKYVEYRIREKLSTGILRLDEKPSYIP
- a CDS encoding DNA primase, with the translated sequence MSLHAKNRVVFLRSIIRSYYRLKPLEEPLYLHMREIALESLEDGKYIRHLSFPYMERLYEFLESGKTPLHLYYSSALYSDPSASSMDSKGWQGSELVFDIDADKYPGCSTRLTICLGAGAAGGGGECPPGVESVEYKPVKWECIVRAWRDVTELYSILRGELGFKSIEVYFSGNRGFHIRVLDEEILQLTRDQRRLIADYVACSNLDTRRVLPSFRGRVLFREREREHGLRRRVLEAALARGLARKGTVAGLKGLVVEEEVVSKLIGEQCINIDKAVTVDTSRLSRFINSLNMKSGLRVARLKPDSSIEDLNFTFFSPFRGVVKVKPVVSIQGLQVLDESISLKAGETISLKAPLAVYLAIHGLVFPVEWSGIEVKL